TCCCGAGACCGGCAAAGACCGCTGCATCATCTGCTTCCAGTGCGAGCGCGTCTGTCCGTCGCGCTGCATCCACATCGAGGCGTCCGGCAAAGGCAAGGAACGTGTGCTGAGCCGCTTCGACATCGAGATGGACAAGTGTCAGTACTGCGGCTTCTGCGTGGAAGTCTGCCCGACGGAAGCGATCGTCTTCGTGCCGCACTACGAGTCCTCGACGTTCGACCGCAGCACGCTGCTCTACAACCTCGACGAGCTGCACCGCGCCGTGCCCAAAGAGCCGATCGCGACGGGCATTGTCGGGGGCGCACACCGCCACAACGGACATCGCGACGGCACCGGGAGGCGCACGTCATGAGGCCGGAGCGCATCGCGCTGATGCTCGAGCGCTTCCCGGAGCTCCAGGATCTCCAGGCCGAGCAGCGCGCCGAGGAAGCGAAGGCCGAGGAGGAGTGGAAGGCCAAGGAGCGCGAGTGGCAGGCCGCGGCGGAGCAGGCCAAGGCCGAGGGGAAGCCGGCGCCACGCCCGCTGCGGAAGGAA
The window above is part of the bacterium genome. Proteins encoded here:
- a CDS encoding NADH-quinone oxidoreductase subunit I; translation: MGVVPRRVNIGGRVAGAAKALATGLGLTWQVMLRRKVTVKYPIERLAVSNRFHGLLALPIDPETGKDRCIICFQCERVCPSRCIHIEASGKGKERVLSRFDIEMDKCQYCGFCVEVCPTEAIVFVPHYESSTFDRSTLLYNLDELHRAVPKEPIATGIVGGAHRHNGHRDGTGRRTS